In one window of Pseudobdellovibrionaceae bacterium DNA:
- a CDS encoding multicopper oxidase domain-containing protein: protein MKTKFCITKYRLVGIFVIILLLSSVSQAKTVEYELIARKSTINLSGQQEVDWALMINDSIPAPTLEFTEGDDAVIKLINQIPDEEVSIHWHGILLPPIMDGVPYITTPPILPGQSFTFRFKIRQHGTYWYHSHTSVQEQRGVYGAIVIHPKKPIIKVDRDVVLVVSDWSDERADKIMKNLKKDGDYYMYKKGTIRSWWGAMWAHSLGSFIMSEWTRMGGMDLSDVGYDAFLINGKKNLNIPAKPGERLRLRIINAGASSYFYVTLGKKPMRVIAADGVDVEPVAANELLMGMAETYDVLYDVPDGQSVELKATAQDVTGSASAWIGDGEKVFSKERPVPNLYAEMDHGQHADDDSGHNGSGSHGEHGGHSHHSKPAKMGHSARPAVSTLTVDDLRSQSMTHFHHAKKTHDVKLVLDGDMERYVWHINGKALFQDRSIEVEEGEIVRFQFVNNSMMHHPMHLHGHFFRVLNKSGHYSPLKHTVDVPPHGTRTIEFLADEPGQWMFHCHNLYHMKTGMTRIVSYKGYTPDPEIAAIQSQSPMFKDHLHLTSEVSFFTNHISLLAKGKRTWDDFEMRYENSSYDNLNEAEADLWYRRWFGKYFSLIAGGVYYAEYMVDQSRASLGFGYILPFLIETNFLIDHRGEVRLDVEKRFQWTKFIFTDIEATFRKNATDFEATLMYANSWTWAAGLMFSHDEVGAGLQMKF from the coding sequence ATGAAAACTAAATTTTGCATTACAAAATATCGGTTGGTCGGAATTTTTGTTATTATTTTACTCCTATCTTCAGTTAGTCAGGCAAAAACTGTTGAGTACGAGCTGATCGCAAGAAAGAGCACCATCAATTTAAGCGGTCAACAGGAGGTTGACTGGGCTTTGATGATAAATGACAGCATTCCTGCACCCACTTTGGAATTCACAGAGGGAGACGATGCTGTTATTAAATTGATTAATCAAATTCCAGATGAAGAAGTATCTATACATTGGCATGGAATCCTGTTGCCACCAATTATGGATGGTGTGCCGTACATTACGACGCCCCCTATTTTGCCCGGCCAGTCATTCACTTTTAGGTTTAAAATCAGACAACACGGGACTTATTGGTATCATTCCCATACTTCGGTGCAAGAGCAGAGAGGGGTGTACGGGGCTATTGTAATCCACCCTAAAAAGCCAATCATAAAGGTGGATCGCGACGTCGTATTAGTGGTGAGTGATTGGTCCGATGAAAGGGCCGACAAAATTATGAAGAACTTAAAAAAAGACGGCGATTACTACATGTATAAAAAAGGCACCATTCGTTCGTGGTGGGGTGCGATGTGGGCCCATTCATTAGGATCGTTCATAATGAGTGAGTGGACGAGAATGGGCGGGATGGATTTGTCCGATGTGGGATATGATGCCTTTTTAATCAACGGAAAGAAAAATCTAAACATACCCGCAAAACCTGGAGAAAGGCTTCGTTTACGAATCATAAATGCGGGGGCCTCTAGCTACTTTTACGTAACATTGGGCAAAAAGCCCATGCGAGTGATTGCAGCAGATGGAGTGGACGTAGAGCCTGTCGCCGCGAACGAACTGTTGATGGGAATGGCTGAGACTTACGATGTGCTATATGACGTGCCAGACGGGCAAAGTGTAGAGCTTAAAGCTACAGCTCAGGACGTGACGGGGTCAGCTTCAGCCTGGATCGGTGATGGTGAAAAAGTTTTTTCTAAAGAAAGGCCCGTTCCTAATCTCTACGCCGAGATGGATCATGGCCAGCATGCAGATGATGACAGTGGACATAACGGAAGTGGAAGTCATGGTGAACACGGAGGCCATAGTCATCATTCAAAGCCAGCAAAAATGGGGCACAGTGCAAGGCCAGCGGTATCGACTCTTACTGTAGACGACCTTCGATCCCAGTCCATGACGCATTTTCACCATGCTAAAAAAACTCACGATGTAAAACTGGTCTTAGACGGCGACATGGAACGATATGTTTGGCACATTAATGGGAAAGCCCTGTTTCAAGATCGATCTATAGAAGTGGAAGAAGGCGAGATAGTACGATTTCAATTCGTGAATAATTCGATGATGCATCATCCGATGCATCTGCATGGGCATTTTTTTAGAGTGTTAAATAAAAGTGGACACTACTCGCCACTGAAACACACAGTGGACGTTCCGCCTCATGGGACCAGAACCATTGAATTTCTTGCAGACGAGCCAGGGCAGTGGATGTTTCACTGTCACAATCTATACCACATGAAAACCGGAATGACGAGAATAGTGAGTTACAAAGGATATACGCCTGACCCAGAGATAGCGGCTATTCAAAGTCAATCACCAATGTTTAAAGATCATTTGCATTTGACAAGTGAAGTGAGTTTTTTCACAAACCACATTAGTTTGTTAGCGAAGGGCAAGCGAACTTGGGATGATTTCGAAATGCGATATGAGAACAGCTCTTATGACAATTTAAATGAGGCCGAAGCTGATCTTTGGTACCGGCGCTGGTTCGGCAAATACTTTAGTTTAATTGCGGGGGGTGTGTACTATGCCGAATACATGGTGGACCAATCTCGAGCTTCGCTGGGATTTGGATACATACTTCCGTTTTTAATAGAAACCAATTTTTTAATAGATCATCGTGGCGAGGTCAGGCTAGATGTTGAAAAGCGATTTCAGTGGACCAAATTTATCTTTACCGACATAGAGGCTACCTTTCGTAAAAATGCCACAGATTTTGAAGCCACACTGATGTACGCCAATAGCTGGACGTGGGCCGCCGGCTTGATGTTTTCCCACGACGAGGTGGGTGCTGGTCTGCAGATGAAATTTTAG
- a CDS encoding AraC family transcriptional regulator, producing the protein MLADPASFQTSILDVGLSVGYNSKSTFNAAFRRIVGETPSAFRKANAHGQ; encoded by the coding sequence ATGCTCGCAGACCCGGCATCATTCCAAACCAGTATTTTGGATGTGGGACTATCTGTAGGATACAATTCCAAGTCCACATTTAATGCCGCATTTCGGCGAATCGTAGGGGAAACGCCCTCAGCGTTTAGAAAAGCCAACGCTCATGGTCAGTGA
- a CDS encoding response regulator, with amino-acid sequence MLVPKIYLVDDSYDFRILAKALLEAYLPSAAVVAYENGLDMLKDHEKERADIIITDTNMPHIDGVNLVNEARKIDRQTTIVLLFSGTIESPGLTEEIIASSEANVILSKPAFVDWIKEMFKE; translated from the coding sequence ATGTTGGTACCAAAAATCTACCTTGTTGACGACAGCTACGACTTCAGAATTTTGGCAAAAGCGTTATTAGAGGCTTACCTGCCGTCGGCGGCAGTGGTCGCCTATGAAAATGGTCTAGATATGCTAAAAGACCACGAAAAAGAGAGGGCTGATATTATCATCACCGACACAAACATGCCCCATATAGACGGGGTAAATTTGGTTAATGAGGCTAGAAAAATAGACCGACAAACAACCATTGTGCTTCTGTTTAGCGGGACCATTGAATCCCCGGGGTTGACTGAAGAGATCATCGCCTCCAGTGAAGCCAATGTGATCCTATCAAAACCCGCATTTGTCGATTGGATCAAAGAGATGTTCAAGGAGTAG